The genomic DNA TGTTCAAAACAAACGAGGGAAGACTTTGCTAAGAAAAATGCCTTTCAATCAATTGATGCAGAATCACCTGAAGAAGCAGCGCGGAAAGCTGTTGAATTGGTAAAAAAAGGTGAAGCAGACATTCTTATGAAAGGATTCCTTAACACGGATGTTCTTTTACGTGCAATACTTGATAAAGAAGTAGGAATCCTACCAAAAGATACTGTGTTAACTCATATTACTGCAGCAAAATTACCCGAATATAATAAATTACTCTTCTTTACTGATGCTGCTGTTATCCCAAATCCAAATGACAAACAACGTAGAGCACAAGTACAATATATCGTAGACTTTTGTCATGCCTTTGAAATAGAATGTCCTAAAGTTGCTCTCATTCATTGTTCAGAAAAAGTAGACGAACGTCATTTCCCATATACGGTATCATATAGATCACTTAAAGAAGAAGCTGGAGCTTTTGGCAATTGTATAATAGACGGTCCGTTAGATTTGATTACATCTTGCTCAACAGAAGCAATGAAAGTAAAACACATTGTCTCTTCTGTGAACGGAGAAGCTGATGCCTTAGTTTTCCCTGATATTGAAGCTGGTAATTTGTTTTATAAAACTATTACCCTTTTCTGTCACGCAGAAACCGCAGCTATTCTACAAGGAACCATTGCCCCAGTAGTACTCCCCAGTCGTGGCGATACGATTGAATCCAAGTTCTATAGCCTTGCACTGGCGAGTCTAATCTCAAGATAGTCTATATATAAGGTAGATTAAAACATTATGGAATACAAAATTTTAGCTATCAACCCGGGATCGACATCAACCAAGATATCACTTGCGAATGATGATCAGCCCGTATTTGTTGCTGATATTGCACATACCAGAGAAGAACTGAGTAAATTTAAGCGTATCTCTGACCAATATCATTTTCGCAAACAGGTTGTTATTGAGGAGTTGAAGAATAGAAATATTCCTTTGGACTTTGATGCTGTTATCGGACGTGGTGGACTTGCCAAACCTGTTTCAAGTGGTGTTTTTACCATCACTGATCATATGATAATTGATCAGCAACGAGCTATTCACCAACATGCCTGTGATCTTGGCTGTATGATTGCTGATGAGATTGCACGAGAAATCCCGGGCTGTAAAAGTTTTATTGCTGACCCTGGTGTAGTAGACGAAATGGAACCAGAAGCACGTTTGTCGGGTTCTCCTCTCATGCCACGTATGTGTATCTGGCATGCTCTAAACCAAAAAGCAATTGGTAGACGATTTGCTAAAGATATGGGTACAACTTATGAAAAACTGAACCTCATTATATGTCATTTGGGAGGTGGAATATCTATTGCAGCACATTCTCAAGGGAGGGCTATTGATGCTAATAATGCATTAGATGGTGAAGGTCCTTTCTCTCCAGAACGAGCAGGTTCACTACCTGCTGCCGACCTGATTCGTCTTTGTTTTAGTGGGAAATATACAGAAGATCAGTTATTGAAGAAGGTGAGTGGTCATGCAGGTCTTATTGCTCACCTTGGAACAAACGACCTTAGGGAGATAACTAATTGGATTAAGGCTGGTGATAAGCATGCCGAACTTGTTGTATCTGCTATGATATGGCACATTGCTAAGAATATTGCAGCAGAAGGTGCTGTATTATGTGGAAATATTGATGCGATTCTGCTTACAGGTGGTATGGCAAAATCTGACTATATCATTGAGCATCTCAAAAAACGCCTTTCCTATCTCGCACCAATCCATGTTTATCCCGGTCAAGATGAAATGCAAGCATTGACTGAAAATGCCTTAGCAGTCCTTCGAGGTGAACGCAAAGCACAGGAGTATTAAGAACTTCTACAAAAAAACTATCAAGAATCCTAAACAATTAAAACATAGTTTATAAATTAAAACCAGATCGTATGAAGGTACATGAATACCAAGCAAAGAAATTCTTTGCAAGTTATGGGCTTCCAGTAGACCGCAACATTATTTGCCGTACTCCTGACGAAGCTGTTGAAGCCTACAAGCAATTAGGTGTTGAGAAAGCCGTAGTAAAGGCTCAGGTTCACACAGGCGGCCGTGGTAAGGCTGGTGGTGTAAAACTTGGTAGTAATGAGGCTGAGATTCGTCAGCATGCTGAAGCTATCTTGGGTATGGATATCAAGGGTTTCATCGTTGACAGAGTACTTGTCAGCGAAGCCGTTGATATTGCTTCTGAATACTATATGAGTATTCTTGTTGATCGAAAGTCAAAATGTCCTATGTTGATGCTAAGCCGTGCTGGAGGTATGGATATTGAGCAGGTGGCAAAGGAAACACCTGAGAGAATTGAGAAAATTGTCATTGACCCTGTTATTGGCATGAGCGACTTTCTCGCACGTGAGGCAGCCTTTAAGCTCTTTGATGACATGGCACAGGTTAAACAGGCTGTACCAATCTTCAAGAATATCTATAAACTTTTTACAGAAAAGGATGCTTCCTTGGCTGAAATCAATCCTTTGGTGATGTTGAAAGATGGGACACTAAAGGCTATTGATGCTAAGATGACCTTTGACGACAATGCCCTTTTCCGTCATCCAGATGTCGCTGAACTCTTCGAGCCAACCGAGGAAGAGCGTAAAGAACGCGATGCTAAAGACAAGGGATTTAGCTATGTGAATCTTGGTGGAAGCATTGGCTGTATGGTAAATGGTGCTGGTCTTGCCATGGCTACCATGGATATGATTAAGCTCTATGGCGGTGAACCTGCTAACTTCCTTGATATTGGTGGTAGTTCCAACCCAGAGAAGATTGTTGAGGCTATGAAGCTTCTTCTGAGTGACAAGCATGTAAAAGTAGTGTTAATCAACATCTTTGGCGGTATTACACGTTGTGATGATGTTGCAAACGGACTCTTAGAAGCATTCAAGGTTATCGAAACAGATATCCCTATTGTCATCCGTCTGACAGGAACTAATGAAGCTGAAGGAAGAGCTATCCTCGAAGGCACTCACTTCACTGTCGGCACAAGTATGGCAGATGCTGGACATAAAGCTGTAGAACTGAGCAAAAAACTTTAAAAAACAAGCGTTATGAGTATTCTAATTAATAAAGATACAAAGTTAATCGTACAGGGTATTACAGGTCGTGATGGTAGTTTCCACGCTTCAAAGATGAAGGAGTATGGCACTAATGTTGTTGGTGGTACTTCACCTGGTAAAGCTGGGCAGGAAGTATGTGGTATCCCTGTATTCAACACAGTTAAGGATGCTGTTGCAGCAACAGGTGCCAACACATCTATCATTTTCGTACCAGCACCTTTTGCTAAAGACGCAATGCTTGAGGCTATTGACGGTGGTGTGAAACTCGTCATCTGTATTACAGAAGGTGTGCCTACGCTTGATGCTGTCGCAGCACAACGTTATGCAAGGATTAAAGGTGTAAAGGTAATTGGTCCAAACTGTCCAGGACTTATTTCTCCAGAGGAGAGTATGGCTGGTATTATGCCTACTAATATCTTCAAGAAAGGACATACTGGTGTTATCAGCCGCAGTGGTACGCTTACTTATGAAGTAGTTTATAATCTTACACAAGCTGGTTTGGGGCAATCTACAGCAGTTGGTGTAGGTGGTGACCCTGTCGTAGGACTTTATTTCGAGGAGCTTCTTCGCATGTTCCAAGATGATCCAGAGACAGATAGTATTGCACTCATTGGAGAGATTGGTGGTGATGCCGAGGAACGTGCAGCTACGTTTATCAAAGAGAATGTAACAAAGCCTGTGGCTGTATTTATCTCAGGTCAGCAAGCTCCTCCGGGCAAGCAGATGGGACATGCGGGTGCCATCATTTCAAGTGGTTCTGGCTCTGCAAGCGAAAAGATTGCTGCTTTTGAAGCTGTTGGCGTACCTGTTGCACGTGAGACCAGCGAAATTCCTGAGCTCCTTAAGAAGCAATTAAATAAATAGAGAAACTACGTTTATAGTTAAATAAACTACAAACTATATATAGAACTTATATCTAAATCGAGTAGGAGATAAATACTAATCATAGGTGTTTACCTCCTACTTTCATGTTTACCAATCTCTCATATCACCGTACGTGCTCTTCCTTATTAGTCAAGAGTCAAGAAATAAGTTTGGAGACTTGTATCCGTTGGACAATGCTTATTCCGAACATAAAAAAAACGATAAAAGAGAAATACCCCTTTTACCGTTTTTTAATTCACATGTAATTTCTTAAAAAGTATAGCCTAATGTGAGGAGTAACTGATTTTTGTTGTTCTTGACATCAGCGGTTGTTGCAATGTTAGACTCCTTCACAGTTGTAGCACCAGAAGGTATAGAAACATCTCTAATATTAGAGAAAGGAGCAAATGACCCATTCTGTGCACTATACTGATAAGCCAAATCAATATTGAACTTCTTTACTTTATAACCAATGCCTAATGTAAAACGGTTGATGGAGCTCCAGTTAGTATAGTCTGTTGTAGAAGAATAAGCTGTACCTAAAGAAGCAAGACCGGGATCTTTCTGCGCATCACTTACATATTTTGGACTTACATAGTTGTAACCCATACGCAAAGCAACATTACTTACTGGCTTGTACTCAATACCTAACTTCAAAGTGCTAACACCCTTC from Prevotella melaninogenica includes the following:
- the buk gene encoding butyrate kinase encodes the protein MEYKILAINPGSTSTKISLANDDQPVFVADIAHTREELSKFKRISDQYHFRKQVVIEELKNRNIPLDFDAVIGRGGLAKPVSSGVFTITDHMIIDQQRAIHQHACDLGCMIADEIAREIPGCKSFIADPGVVDEMEPEARLSGSPLMPRMCIWHALNQKAIGRRFAKDMGTTYEKLNLIICHLGGGISIAAHSQGRAIDANNALDGEGPFSPERAGSLPAADLIRLCFSGKYTEDQLLKKVSGHAGLIAHLGTNDLREITNWIKAGDKHAELVVSAMIWHIAKNIAAEGAVLCGNIDAILLTGGMAKSDYIIEHLKKRLSYLAPIHVYPGQDEMQALTENALAVLRGERKAQEY
- a CDS encoding phosphate acyltransferase, translated to MPKERKTITDFKKLILLLKERKICKRTVVVWPEDSHTQEALFKAVQEGFIQPILVCSKQTREDFAKKNAFQSIDAESPEEAARKAVELVKKGEADILMKGFLNTDVLLRAILDKEVGILPKDTVLTHITAAKLPEYNKLLFFTDAAVIPNPNDKQRRAQVQYIVDFCHAFEIECPKVALIHCSEKVDERHFPYTVSYRSLKEEAGAFGNCIIDGPLDLITSCSTEAMKVKHIVSSVNGEADALVFPDIEAGNLFYKTITLFCHAETAAILQGTIAPVVLPSRGDTIESKFYSLALASLISR
- the sucC gene encoding ADP-forming succinate--CoA ligase subunit beta, giving the protein MKVHEYQAKKFFASYGLPVDRNIICRTPDEAVEAYKQLGVEKAVVKAQVHTGGRGKAGGVKLGSNEAEIRQHAEAILGMDIKGFIVDRVLVSEAVDIASEYYMSILVDRKSKCPMLMLSRAGGMDIEQVAKETPERIEKIVIDPVIGMSDFLAREAAFKLFDDMAQVKQAVPIFKNIYKLFTEKDASLAEINPLVMLKDGTLKAIDAKMTFDDNALFRHPDVAELFEPTEEERKERDAKDKGFSYVNLGGSIGCMVNGAGLAMATMDMIKLYGGEPANFLDIGGSSNPEKIVEAMKLLLSDKHVKVVLINIFGGITRCDDVANGLLEAFKVIETDIPIVIRLTGTNEAEGRAILEGTHFTVGTSMADAGHKAVELSKKL
- the sucD gene encoding succinate--CoA ligase subunit alpha → MSILINKDTKLIVQGITGRDGSFHASKMKEYGTNVVGGTSPGKAGQEVCGIPVFNTVKDAVAATGANTSIIFVPAPFAKDAMLEAIDGGVKLVICITEGVPTLDAVAAQRYARIKGVKVIGPNCPGLISPEESMAGIMPTNIFKKGHTGVISRSGTLTYEVVYNLTQAGLGQSTAVGVGGDPVVGLYFEELLRMFQDDPETDSIALIGEIGGDAEERAATFIKENVTKPVAVFISGQQAPPGKQMGHAGAIISSGSGSASEKIAAFEAVGVPVARETSEIPELLKKQLNK